One part of the Anopheles coustani chromosome 2, idAnoCousDA_361_x.2, whole genome shotgun sequence genome encodes these proteins:
- the LOC131263249 gene encoding E3 ubiquitin-protein ligase parkin: MFDLFGFIRELISSMLAIFSFGRKKISNSLSVYVKTNTGNTLAVDLEPHMDIKDVKEMVAPKLGLEPQELKIIFAGRELSDSTTISECDLGQQSIIHVVKTRQQQPQKKTSKQAFNETISEDAAAEEHASKPLSETMVELTEVDERNTGSPRPSDDPTMRRKAHFFVYCSQCEKVCTGKLRVRCGICSSGAFTVHRDPTCWDDVLKRKRITGHCENFEVPCVENNEGEPPFTEFYFKCAEHSSGGEKDFAAPLNLIKTNHKNIPCIACTDVSETILVFPCEAGHVTCLDCFRQYCVTRLLERQFVEHPTGGYTLRCPAGCENSFIEDVHHFKLLSKDQYDRYQRFATEEFVLKNGGVLCPQPGCGMGLLVDPECRRIQCQSGCGYVFCRSCLQGYHLGECLETPTQLNAGGEHGYAIDLARASEARWDEATKIAIKVTTKPCPQCRTATERDGGCMHMVCTRSGCGFEWCWVCQTPWTRDCMAAHWFG, from the exons ATGTTCGATTTGTTTGGCTTCATACGGGAACTTATCAGCAGCATGTTAGCGATCTTTTCGTTCGGTAGGAAGAAAATTTCCAACTCGCTCAGCGTGTACGTGAAGACTAACACGGGGAACACTCTGGCTGTCGACTTGGAGCCGCATATGGACATCAAAGATGTAAAGGAAATGGTGGCACCGAAGCTTGGTCTCGAACCGCAAGAGCTAAAGATAATTTTTGCTGGCCGCGAATTGTCTGATTCAACGACCATCAGT GAATGCGACCTCGGTCAGCAATCAATAATACATGTTGTTAAAACAAGGCAACAGCAACCGCAGAAGAAAACGTCGAAACAAGCCTTTAACGAGACGATTTCGGAAGATGCAGCAGCTGAAGAACATGCTTCCAAACCGCTGTCGGAGACGATGGTCGAGCTTACGGAGGTGGATGAACGGAACACCGGATCACCGCGGCCTAGTGATGACCCTACCATGCGTAGAAAGGCTCACTTTTTCGTTTACTGTTCGCAGTGTGAGAAGGTTTGCACGGGAAAGCTGAGGGTACGTTGCGGAATTTGCAGTAGCGGGGCGTTTACTGTCCACCGGGATCCAACCTGTTGGGATGATGTGCTGAAACGGAAGCGTATTACCGGACATTGTGAAAATTTCGAAGTTCCCTGTGTG GAAAACAACGAAGGTGAGCCTCCATTTACGGAATTTTACTTCAAATGTGCGGAACATTCTTCCGGGGGAGAGAAAGACTTCGCTGCGCCATTAAACCTCATAAAAACCAATCACAAAAACATCCCCTGTATCGCGTGTACCGATGTGAG TGAAACCATTCTAGTCTTCCCGTGTGAAGCTGGCCACGTAACTTGCCTGGATTGCTTCCGCCAGTACTGTGTGACGCGTTTGCTCGAACGGCAATTCGTTGAACATCCGACCGGAGGGTACACGCTTCGCTGTCCGGCTGGTTGCGAGAATTCCTTCATCGAGGACGTGCATCACTTCAAGCTGCTTAGCAAAGATCAGTACGATCGCTATCAACGCTTTGCAACCGAAGAGTTTGTGCTGAAGAACGGGGGAGTTTTGTGCCCGCAGCCCGGATGCGGTATGGGGCTGCTGGTTGATCCCGAATGCCGTCGGATTCAGTGCCAGAGTGGTTGTGGT TACGTGTTCTGTCGAAGTTGCTTGCAAGGGTACCACCTGGGAGAGTGTTTGGAAACGCCAACGCAGCTCAACGCCGGTGGTGAGCATGGATATGCGATCGATCTGGCCCGCGCCTCGGAAGCTCGCTGGGACGAGGCGACGAAGATTGCGATCAAGGTAACGACCAAACCGTGCCCCCAGTGTCGCACGGCAACGGAACGAGATGGGGGCTGCATGCACATGGTATGCACTCGTTCGGGCTGTGGTTTCGAGTGGTGCTGGGTCTGTCAGACGCCCTGGACAAGAGATTGCATGGCGGCCCATTGGTTCGGTTGA
- the LOC131265307 gene encoding chymotrypsin-elastase inhibitor ixodidin-like, translating to MKIVQVLISTIVLMMVMKTVFGACPYVLPPPNVCGPNEEYSECGTACEETCSTPPTQACTLQCVQGCFCKPGYVREHEKGACIPKCKCPPCY from the exons ATGAAGATCGTGCAAGTTCTCATCTCTACCATcgtgctgatgatggtgatgaagaCCGTTTTCGGTG CTTGTCCATACGTTCTACCACCCCCAAATGTGTGCGGTCCCAACGAGGAGTACTCCGAATGCGGTACGGCCTGTGAGGAGACCTGTTCGACTCCACCAACCCAAGCCTGCACGTTGCAATGCGTTCAGGGGTGCTTCTGCAAACCGGGATACGTTCGAGAACACGAAAAAGGTGCCTGCATCCCGAAATGCAAGTGCCCTCCTTGTTACTGA